A genomic window from Salvia splendens isolate huo1 chromosome 11, SspV2, whole genome shotgun sequence includes:
- the LOC121755819 gene encoding ankyrin repeat protein SKIP35-like yields METKKVPVFEIEGGARSEIECRGLDIEKQISMDEPQCSEIEMMEMETAETEIPRMCDEGKHGSEIVSFSSNKGEGGSHENVVFSREVPLAVKEDVSISSCSCGAEKLKSRLAASDSLPGKSGRKLSRQDRIELGRLFQGAVSSHDWELAESLILLADPQTLNDALCIALDSIWFLSTQQELYGITGLIKKIIANGAYDFTRAALRTSFLASCVSACQSRTMSLADTVTVMAQRLHERLQECNGDEVLKAEAGAKVQKFTEWALKCISFHSRCQGNRDRVGHNSPVEIQLQLSAFKTFLDLAGNHLTGKDFTEAFDAACFPLTLFSSSFDPGWASGISATAIQGLLGMLVEGGADNVNQCFLEASRFGSTELVRILLQIAQRNSLDVDVDLALGFASHYGKIGTMECLIEEGNAMAFLGPLMRAAERGCMSVVQWFVQRGCRDMELCLALTAATSSSQVGVASYLLPHVPQHVLAALSIEILKAAGERSGGSLDGVAFLLHSDFLGDPVATYAVADSIARSEDEGIAPELRAFLKEHWSDVAFLEGLREGELHFSNLVQILRWGESPVCLRGLPVPLRVAIAYLPLYRECVKAGGGLLSQRHRGQLVEAARRLEGVVLDEPGQRRELLAVMERHLPPVFITT; encoded by the exons ATGGAAACAAAGAAGGTGCCTGTATTTGAAATAGAAGGTGGGGCTCGAAGTGAAATTGAATGCAGAGGGTTAGACATAGAGAAACAGATCAGTATGGATGAGCCTCAGTGTTCTGAGATTGAAATGATGGAAATGGAAACTGCTGAGACTGAGATACCGAGGATGTGCGATGAGGGCAAACATGGATCTGAGATTGTTTCCTTTAGTTCGAACAAGGGTGAGGGAGGAAGTCATGAAAATGTTGTTTTCTCAAGAGAAGTTCCTCTTGCCGTTAAGGAAGATGTCAGCATTAGCTCTTGTAGCTGTGGGGCTGAGAAACTGAAATCCAGATTGGCTGCTTCTGATTCTCTTCCTGGAAAGAGTGGGAGGAAGCTTAGTCGACAAGATAGAATTGAATTGGGTCGGTTGTTTCAGGGTGCTGTGAGTTCCCATGATTGGGAGCTTGCTGAGAGTTTGATCTTGTTGGCTGATCCACAGACTCTAAATGATGCACTGTGCATAGCTTTGGATTCAATCTGGTTTTTGAGCACACAACAAGAATTATATGGAATTACTGGATTAATCAAGAAAATTATTGCTAATGGGGCATATGACTTCACCCGAGCAGCACTCAGGACTTCATTTCTTGCTTCATGTGTTTCTGCTTGCCAAAGTCGCACAATGAGCCTTGCTGACACTGTTACTGTTATGGCGCAAAG GTTACATGAAAGGCTTCAAGAGTGCAATGGGGATGAAGTCTTGAAGGCTGAAGCTGGCGCTAAAGTTCAGAAATTTACTGAGTGGGCTCTTAAATGTATAAGTTTCCATTCTCGCTGCCAGGGAAACAGGGACAGAGTAGGCCATAATTCTCCTGTTGAGATTCAACTACAGCTATCTGCTTTCAAGACCTTCCTAGATCTTGCAGGCAACCATCTTACTGGGAAGGATTTCACTGAAGCATTTGATGCAGCTTGCTTCCCACTTACTCTCTTCTCTAGCTCATTTGATCCTGGATGGGCATCAGGTATATCAGCTACTGCAATCCAAGGGTTACTGGGCATGCTAGTCGAGGGGGGCGCAGACAATGTTAACCAGTGTTTTTTGGAGGCTTCACGTTTTGGGAGTACTGAACTTGTTCGCATTTTATTGCAG ATTGCTCAAAGGAACagcttggatgtggatgttgatcTGGCATTGGGCTTTGCTTCACATTATGGTAAAATAGGCACTATGGAATGTTTAATCGAAGAGGGTAATGCTATGGCTTTCTTGGGTCCTCTGATGAGAGCTGCTGAGAGGGGCTGCATGTCGGTCGTGCAGTGGTTCGTCCAAAGGGGTTGCCGAGACATGGAGCTCTGTCTCGCCCTTACAGCTGCCACGTCAAGCAGTCAAGTAGGTGTGGCATCATATCTGCTCCCTCACGTTCCTCAGCACGTTCTTGCTGCCCTGAGTATTGAAATACTCAAGGCAGCTGGTGAGCGGAGTGGAGGCTCTCTCGACGGTGTAGCATTCCTCCTCCACTCAGACTTTCTAGGGGACCCCGTGGCAACCTATGCGGTTGCAGACAGCATCGCCAGATCAGAAGATGAAGGGATCGCTCCGGAGTTGAGGGCTTTTCTCAAAGAACACTGGTCCGATGTGGCTTTCTTGGAAGGACTAAGAGAAGGAGAGCTACACTTCTCGAACCTAGTCCAGATTCTGAGATGGGGCGAGTCGCCTGTTTGTTTGAGGGGTCTGCCAGTGCCTCTGAGGGTGGCGATAGCGTACCTGCCTCTGTATAGGGAGTGTGTGAAGGCGGGAGGGGGGCTGCTGTCGCAAAGGCATCGGGGGCAGCTGGTGGAAGCGGCCAGGCGGCTGGAAGGGGTGGTCCTGGATGAGCCGGGGCAAAGGAGAGAATTGCTGGCAGTGATGGAGCGTCATCTACCTCCAGTTTTCATCACTACTTGA